One Natrinema halophilum genomic window carries:
- a CDS encoding metallophosphoesterase family protein, protein MPRVALVSDTHVPSRERIVPDWVVAELERADHVIHAGDFDSREAYERIASYANGELTAVRGNTDPPTIEVPHIDTIEIAGVPFVVTHGSGSLSGWNQRVAEIATSSAPDADPIAVAGHTHEVVDDIVDGVRVLNPGSATGAAPADRATMYVATVENGDVEVELRTE, encoded by the coding sequence ATGCCACGCGTTGCGCTCGTCTCAGATACGCACGTCCCCTCCCGCGAACGGATCGTTCCCGACTGGGTAGTCGCCGAACTCGAGCGGGCCGACCACGTGATTCACGCGGGCGATTTCGACTCGAGAGAAGCCTACGAGCGGATTGCATCCTACGCGAACGGGGAACTGACCGCCGTTCGGGGAAACACCGACCCGCCGACGATCGAAGTGCCCCACATCGACACGATCGAAATCGCCGGGGTACCGTTCGTGGTTACCCACGGATCCGGTTCGTTGTCGGGATGGAATCAACGGGTCGCGGAGATAGCTACGTCCAGCGCACCCGATGCGGATCCGATCGCCGTCGCAGGTCATACTCACGAGGTCGTCGACGATATCGTCGACGGCGTTCGGGTGTTGAATCCGGGCAGCGCAACCGGTGCGGCTCCGGCCGATCGTGCGACGATGTACGTCGCGACCGTCGAGAACGGCGATGTCGAGGTCGAACTGCGAACCGAGTGA
- a CDS encoding NUDIX domain-containing protein, which produces MSETPDADRHAEEGDESGASHVVTAFLRNRGAVLLLRRSDSVGTYAGQWGGVSGFAEGAPNEQVEVEIREETGLERDAVTLVRSGRPVEFVDADLDREWVVHPYLFDCETRDVELSEEHDDFEWVAPTETLEAVAGRKTVPELWTAYERVAPTVRSIAADDEHGAAYLSVRALEILRDRAGLLVAERAENETQSSPRDGDRGLHGSAGEYGGEWDELAELASRLLEARPSMAVLRNRVNRVMADSTGSEKGASAVLESALSGIDRALAADMDAANNAAERLEGSIATLSRSGTVFDAIREGEPSHSFVAESRPAREGIGVAERFAETVDGAVTVHTDAAAAHVLASEEIDRVVVGADTVLPDGSVVNKAGTRALAIAADREGIPLSVVAATDKISTRGNVNLESGDRTAIYDGDAPVDVLNPTFDVTPADCVTEVVTERGSLESGEITTVAEELRELEEWRDRRGSAEQETTDRNHSRE; this is translated from the coding sequence ATGAGCGAGACACCGGATGCGGATCGCCACGCAGAGGAGGGCGACGAATCGGGTGCGAGTCACGTCGTCACCGCATTCCTCCGGAATCGTGGCGCGGTCCTGTTGTTGCGTCGCAGCGATTCGGTCGGGACCTACGCGGGCCAGTGGGGCGGCGTTTCAGGCTTCGCAGAAGGGGCGCCGAACGAGCAGGTCGAAGTCGAGATTCGCGAAGAAACGGGCCTCGAGCGCGACGCCGTCACGCTCGTCCGGTCCGGACGGCCGGTCGAGTTCGTAGACGCCGACCTCGATCGAGAATGGGTCGTCCATCCCTACCTGTTCGACTGCGAGACCCGAGACGTCGAATTGAGCGAGGAACACGACGACTTCGAGTGGGTCGCACCGACCGAGACGCTCGAGGCAGTTGCGGGCCGGAAAACGGTACCGGAACTGTGGACCGCTTACGAGCGCGTCGCGCCAACCGTCCGGTCGATCGCGGCCGACGACGAACACGGTGCGGCATATCTGTCCGTGCGCGCACTCGAGATACTCCGCGATCGGGCCGGATTGCTCGTCGCTGAACGGGCGGAGAACGAGACACAGTCGTCGCCTCGAGACGGCGACCGCGGGCTCCACGGGTCGGCCGGAGAGTACGGTGGCGAGTGGGACGAACTCGCCGAACTCGCCAGTCGACTGCTCGAGGCCAGGCCGTCGATGGCAGTTCTCCGGAACCGCGTCAACCGGGTAATGGCCGATTCGACGGGTTCTGAGAAGGGGGCATCTGCGGTTCTCGAATCCGCACTCTCGGGAATCGATCGTGCACTGGCAGCCGACATGGATGCCGCGAACAACGCGGCCGAGCGGCTCGAGGGGAGCATCGCGACGCTGTCGCGGTCGGGAACGGTTTTCGACGCGATCCGCGAGGGCGAACCGTCGCACAGCTTCGTCGCCGAATCGCGGCCGGCACGCGAGGGAATCGGCGTCGCAGAACGGTTTGCCGAGACGGTCGACGGAGCCGTGACGGTTCACACCGATGCGGCGGCTGCCCACGTTCTTGCGAGCGAGGAGATCGATCGCGTCGTCGTCGGCGCCGATACCGTCCTGCCCGACGGCTCCGTCGTGAACAAGGCCGGGACGCGAGCGCTTGCCATCGCCGCCGACCGCGAGGGGATTCCGCTGTCGGTCGTCGCGGCCACGGACAAGATCTCGACCCGCGGCAACGTAAACCTCGAGTCCGGCGACCGGACTGCGATCTACGACGGTGACGCTCCCGTCGACGTTCTCAACCCGACCTTCGACGTGACGCCCGCTGACTGCGTCACCGAGGTCGTTACCGAGCGGGGCTCGCTCGAGTCCGGGGAAATTACGACGGTGGCCGAAGAGTTGCGCGAGCTAGAGGAGTGGCGCGACAGACGAGGCTCGGCGGAACAGGAAACGACAGACCGAAATCACTCGAGGGAGTAG
- the ddh gene encoding D-2-hydroxyacid dehydrogenase translates to MQVELERLGVHESVSHVFPPAKLATSLVDLSIEVAVIGDDEIDVCDAVVTLEYREAFLDLHWIHSIQAGVDRFPFETLEERGVLLTNSTGIHDRTVGETVAGYLLMFARRLHDHVANQQQRRWDRPEWDAAFTLPGTTACVVGTGTLGRGVAETLGALGIRVTGVRQSTDSVPGFDEMFATDDLLEAVAAADFVIVTVPLTDETRHLFDAEAFAAMRTDAYFVNVARGPVVDEPALIDALEADDLAGAALDVFETEPLPEESPLWEMDDVIISPHCAAYTRDYFRDVGEIVRENVSRLETDDDLTNRVV, encoded by the coding sequence ATGCAAGTCGAACTCGAGCGACTCGGTGTCCACGAGTCCGTTTCCCACGTCTTTCCGCCGGCGAAACTCGCGACATCTCTCGTCGACCTGTCGATCGAGGTCGCTGTGATCGGTGACGACGAGATCGACGTCTGCGACGCAGTCGTCACCCTCGAGTATCGCGAGGCGTTTCTCGACCTCCACTGGATTCACTCGATTCAGGCGGGCGTCGACCGGTTCCCGTTCGAGACGCTCGAGGAACGCGGCGTTCTCCTCACGAACAGCACGGGAATCCACGATCGAACGGTCGGCGAGACGGTCGCGGGCTACCTGCTCATGTTCGCCCGACGATTACACGACCACGTCGCGAATCAACAGCAGCGGCGGTGGGACCGCCCCGAGTGGGACGCGGCGTTCACGCTTCCGGGAACGACCGCCTGCGTGGTCGGCACCGGAACCCTCGGCCGGGGCGTCGCGGAGACACTCGGCGCGCTCGGCATTCGCGTAACCGGCGTCCGCCAGTCCACCGATTCCGTCCCTGGCTTCGACGAGATGTTCGCGACGGACGACCTGCTCGAGGCAGTCGCCGCCGCCGACTTCGTGATCGTCACCGTGCCGCTGACCGACGAGACGCGTCACCTCTTCGACGCGGAGGCCTTCGCTGCGATGCGTACAGACGCCTACTTCGTCAACGTCGCCCGTGGGCCGGTCGTCGACGAACCGGCGCTGATTGACGCGCTCGAGGCCGACGACCTCGCGGGAGCGGCGCTTGATGTCTTCGAAACAGAGCCACTCCCCGAGGAATCGCCGCTGTGGGAGATGGACGACGTGATCATTTCGCCACACTGTGCAGCCTACACGCGGGACTACTTCCGCGACGTCGGCGAGATCGTCCGCGAGAACGTCTCGCGACTCGAGACGGACGACGACCTGACGAATCGGGTCGTCTGA
- the engB gene encoding GTP-binding protein EngB: MFDTRPDRAAEVVLVGRSNVGKSTLMRELTGHSFDTGGKPGVTRSPNHYDWAPEDFVITDLPGFGFMSGVDEDHREQIKTDIVRYLEEYAENVLVAILVVDGKSVIDIIDRHSGPDEIPYDVEMFHFLRDLGVPTVVAVNKMDKVDDVDDRLDDLCDRLGLLPPWKQWRETIAPISAKRGQLEPLDEAVRAHLHEQQRDDLFKFF, translated from the coding sequence ATGTTCGATACCCGCCCCGATCGAGCGGCCGAAGTCGTCCTCGTCGGCCGCTCGAACGTGGGGAAATCCACGCTCATGCGCGAGCTAACCGGCCACAGCTTCGATACCGGGGGCAAACCCGGCGTCACGCGCTCGCCGAACCACTACGACTGGGCACCCGAAGATTTCGTCATCACCGATCTTCCCGGCTTCGGCTTCATGAGCGGCGTCGACGAGGATCACCGCGAGCAGATCAAGACTGACATCGTCCGGTACCTCGAGGAGTACGCGGAGAACGTCCTCGTGGCGATCCTCGTCGTCGACGGCAAGAGCGTCATCGACATCATCGATCGCCACTCCGGCCCCGACGAGATTCCGTACGACGTCGAGATGTTTCACTTCCTCCGCGACCTCGGGGTTCCGACGGTCGTCGCCGTCAACAAGATGGACAAGGTCGACGACGTGGACGACCGACTCGACGATCTCTGCGACCGACTTGGACTGTTGCCACCCTGGAAGCAGTGGCGAGAAACCATCGCCCCAATCAGTGCGAAACGGGGGCAACTCGAACCGCTCGACGAGGCCGTCCGAGCCCATCTCCACGAGCAGCAACGCGACGACCTGTTCAAGTTTTTCTAG
- a CDS encoding TIGR00341 family protein: MRLVQLTVPTGKRETILETLDARKIDYVVTDEGSSREYTAVVYFPLPDAAVEPVLDEVQEAGIDEDAYTVVVDAETVVSRRFQALRDEYEDGDVESERISRHELQAKAEELTPTFPVYSVMTIISAIVATAGLLLDSPAVVVGSMVIAPLIGPALGASVGTVIDDEELFTESITFQIIGVVLAIGAAAIFALLVRMTNIVPPGLVLSNVGEISERLAPDLLSLVIALGAGIAGVVSIATGTSVALVGVMIAAALIPPAGVAGISLAWGQPSAAIGATVLVLVNLLSVNLAGLLTLWYAGYRPENLFQLGETERRLRQRIVGLVLIVLVFAVFLGGITYSSYETSNFEQNAREEVEAVLAQEEYEEYQLLEFEVVMGDDYPFRNPERVIVTIGGPPNGSPPELATVLDERINRHTDQSVAVEVRYVAVLER; the protein is encoded by the coding sequence GTGCGGCTCGTACAGTTGACAGTGCCGACGGGAAAACGAGAGACGATCCTCGAGACTCTCGACGCGCGGAAAATCGATTACGTCGTGACTGACGAAGGCAGCAGCCGAGAGTACACGGCGGTCGTCTACTTTCCGTTGCCGGATGCGGCCGTCGAACCCGTCCTCGACGAGGTACAGGAGGCGGGGATCGACGAAGACGCCTACACGGTCGTCGTCGACGCGGAGACGGTCGTCTCTCGACGGTTCCAGGCGCTGCGCGACGAGTACGAGGACGGTGACGTCGAGTCGGAGCGTATCTCGCGCCACGAGTTACAAGCCAAAGCGGAGGAGCTGACGCCCACGTTTCCGGTCTACTCGGTGATGACGATCATCAGTGCCATCGTCGCTACTGCGGGCCTCCTGCTGGATTCGCCTGCGGTCGTCGTCGGTTCGATGGTGATCGCGCCGTTGATCGGACCGGCGCTCGGAGCCAGCGTCGGGACTGTGATCGACGACGAGGAGTTGTTCACCGAAAGTATCACGTTCCAGATCATCGGCGTGGTTCTCGCGATCGGAGCCGCTGCGATCTTTGCGTTACTCGTCAGGATGACGAACATCGTTCCTCCGGGGCTCGTCCTCTCTAACGTCGGCGAAATTTCGGAACGACTCGCACCGGATTTGCTTTCGCTCGTGATCGCCCTCGGCGCAGGCATCGCTGGAGTCGTCAGCATCGCTACCGGAACCTCCGTTGCACTCGTCGGCGTCATGATCGCAGCGGCGTTAATACCGCCCGCTGGCGTCGCGGGCATCTCCCTCGCGTGGGGCCAGCCGTCGGCCGCGATCGGTGCGACTGTCCTCGTCCTCGTCAACCTCCTCTCGGTGAACCTCGCCGGGCTGTTGACGCTCTGGTACGCCGGCTATCGTCCGGAGAATCTGTTTCAGCTCGGTGAAACGGAGCGACGGCTTCGCCAGCGGATCGTGGGTCTCGTCCTCATCGTTCTCGTGTTCGCGGTGTTTCTCGGCGGAATTACGTACTCATCCTACGAAACGAGTAACTTCGAACAGAACGCCCGGGAGGAGGTAGAGGCAGTCCTCGCACAGGAGGAATACGAGGAGTACCAACTGCTCGAGTTCGAGGTCGTGATGGGTGACGACTATCCGTTCCGAAACCCCGAACGGGTAATCGTGACGATCGGTGGCCCGCCGAACGGGTCGCCACCCGAACTGGCCACCGTTCTCGACGAGCGGATTAATCGTCACACCGATCAGTCCGTCGCCGTGGAGGTCAGGTACGTCGCCGTCCTCGAGCGGTAA
- a CDS encoding archaeal flagellar protein G, producing the protein MTVYDAVFPTERMVRIAVVQTLLFIATVSIATMFAGTIVTQSTLYAQSNADETDRAVAEIDAEVAIINDPAAGTTYDESAGQSTLYIKNIGRETLEPVALEVVLDGRYVESADRSVRLLGTRGDHWRVGTVLEVTIDRSLGTGEHRAVVEIHTAQDRLTFEAG; encoded by the coding sequence ATGACGGTTTACGACGCTGTGTTCCCAACGGAGCGGATGGTTCGAATTGCCGTCGTACAGACGTTATTGTTCATCGCAACCGTCAGCATCGCGACCATGTTCGCCGGGACTATCGTCACGCAGTCAACGCTGTACGCGCAGTCGAACGCGGACGAAACCGATCGGGCGGTCGCAGAGATAGACGCGGAAGTCGCCATCATCAACGATCCCGCTGCGGGCACGACGTACGATGAGAGCGCTGGGCAGAGTACGCTGTACATCAAGAACATCGGCCGAGAGACGCTCGAGCCGGTCGCACTCGAGGTCGTGCTCGACGGGCGGTACGTCGAATCCGCCGATCGCTCCGTCCGACTTCTCGGAACCCGGGGCGACCACTGGCGGGTCGGGACGGTCCTCGAGGTGACGATCGACCGGTCGCTCGGGACCGGCGAACACCGCGCAGTCGTCGAGATTCACACTGCTCAGGACCGCCTGACCTTCGAAGCAGGGTGA
- a CDS encoding SDR family oxidoreductase translates to MMIDGPDLTGQTAFITGTTRGIGKQLALALAEQGCNIVSTGKTVDDSESDLDGTIHKTADACAEKGVDTHAVQLNVRNEAEIDAAIEDAIDELGEINIVINNASAIQMQSVEEMPANRYDLVNEVNVRGTYLVSRGFIDHLKGVEEDAWILTNAPPAKVDRAPGSAAYSWSKMGMSFVTLSLADELDDHDIGCNSFWPVTAIDTRATRYFGMGTEDDWRTPEIVSDSVLEILDRDPAEFTGNVVYDEDILRDAGIEDFSRYNLTDGDPAPLSAQIFDPDYSRPEDGDET, encoded by the coding sequence ATGATGATCGACGGGCCAGACCTGACCGGACAGACTGCATTTATCACCGGGACGACGCGGGGAATCGGGAAGCAACTCGCACTCGCACTCGCCGAACAAGGGTGTAATATCGTCTCGACGGGCAAGACGGTCGACGATTCGGAGTCCGATCTGGACGGAACGATCCATAAGACGGCCGATGCGTGTGCCGAGAAGGGCGTCGATACGCACGCCGTCCAGTTGAACGTTCGAAACGAGGCCGAGATCGACGCGGCTATCGAGGACGCGATCGACGAACTGGGCGAGATCAACATCGTCATCAACAACGCCTCGGCCATCCAGATGCAGTCCGTCGAGGAGATGCCGGCCAACCGGTATGATCTCGTGAACGAGGTCAACGTACGCGGCACCTATCTCGTCTCGCGGGGCTTCATCGACCACCTCAAAGGAGTCGAGGAGGACGCCTGGATTCTGACGAACGCGCCACCAGCGAAAGTCGACCGCGCGCCGGGAAGCGCCGCCTACTCCTGGTCGAAGATGGGCATGTCTTTCGTCACGCTGTCGCTTGCCGACGAACTGGACGACCACGACATCGGCTGTAACTCCTTCTGGCCCGTCACTGCCATCGATACGCGCGCGACCCGCTATTTCGGCATGGGAACCGAAGACGACTGGCGAACGCCGGAAATCGTCTCGGACTCGGTTCTCGAGATACTCGATCGCGACCCCGCCGAATTTACTGGGAACGTCGTCTACGACGAAGACATCCTTCGGGACGCCGGTATCGAGGATTTCTCTCGATACAACCTCACCGACGGCGACCCGGCGCCGCTGTCGGCACAGATCTTCGACCCGGACTATTCGCGCCCCGAGGACGGCGACGAGACGTAG
- a CDS encoding NOG1 family protein — MIFEDLPTTPTSEELIDKAFSRAARAGKAKGGLEAQQSMLQTAANIISDNLENVVTAWPDFEYDAHPFYYELADAIVDVDRLRQSLSEVMWASRKAREIHEEYQPRLRKTDVDTARKHRKQAFARLADIVEQIDDELLYINESRNDLRDLPDIDPDAPTIVVAGYPNVGKSSLVNDVTSARGETASYPFTTKGIGLGHFERDHIRYQIVDTPGLLDRPPADRNEIESQAVSAIEHLADCMLVMVDPTGECGYPIGSQLELRDSIVAQFEDVPVFTVANKADRFDADELDEAAAADHAMSVETGENVETVLEAAVEAIDYEPELPFDG; from the coding sequence ATGATTTTCGAAGACCTTCCGACGACGCCCACGTCGGAAGAGCTGATCGACAAGGCGTTTTCGCGGGCGGCACGGGCCGGCAAGGCCAAGGGCGGCCTCGAGGCCCAGCAGTCGATGCTCCAGACGGCGGCGAATATCATCTCGGACAACTTAGAAAACGTCGTGACGGCGTGGCCGGACTTCGAGTACGATGCGCATCCGTTTTACTACGAACTGGCTGACGCGATCGTCGACGTCGACCGACTCCGCCAGAGTCTCTCGGAAGTGATGTGGGCCAGCCGAAAGGCCCGCGAGATCCACGAGGAGTACCAGCCCCGCCTCCGAAAGACCGACGTCGACACGGCACGCAAGCACCGGAAACAGGCCTTCGCTCGGCTCGCGGACATCGTCGAGCAGATCGACGACGAACTACTGTATATCAACGAATCGCGCAACGATCTCCGGGACCTGCCGGATATCGATCCCGACGCACCGACGATCGTCGTCGCCGGCTACCCGAACGTCGGCAAGTCCTCCCTGGTCAACGACGTCACCAGTGCCCGCGGCGAGACCGCATCCTATCCGTTCACGACGAAGGGGATCGGTCTCGGTCACTTCGAACGCGACCACATCCGCTACCAGATCGTGGATACGCCCGGCCTGCTCGACCGGCCACCTGCAGACCGCAACGAGATCGAATCGCAGGCGGTCAGTGCGATCGAGCACCTCGCCGACTGCATGCTCGTCATGGTCGACCCCACTGGCGAATGCGGCTATCCGATCGGCTCGCAACTCGAGCTACGAGACTCGATCGTGGCTCAGTTCGAAGACGTTCCCGTCTTTACGGTCGCGAACAAGGCGGATCGATTCGACGCGGACGAACTGGACGAGGCCGCCGCCGCCGATCACGCGATGAGCGTCGAAACGGGCGAGAACGTCGAGACTGTCCTCGAGGCTGCCGTCGAGGCGATCGACTACGAGCCCGAGTTGCCGTTCGACGGCTGA
- a CDS encoding DUF5518 domain-containing protein, protein MTNWRAVFVGFLVVTVLGFIGLAVPGLGQLAAGLIGGFVAGYMAGGGLGSGFWHGLLAGSLGGIIGGLLIGVAVGIIGLALGPIGGAISGAAGIGIFVLVVGISVIMALESAVAGAVGAAVNA, encoded by the coding sequence ATGACAAACTGGCGTGCTGTCTTCGTCGGATTCCTCGTCGTGACGGTCCTCGGGTTCATCGGGCTCGCCGTTCCCGGGCTCGGCCAGCTCGCTGCGGGATTGATCGGCGGCTTCGTCGCTGGCTACATGGCCGGTGGTGGTCTGGGAAGCGGCTTCTGGCATGGACTCCTCGCAGGCTCGCTCGGCGGGATCATCGGCGGTCTGCTCATCGGCGTCGCCGTCGGCATCATCGGCCTCGCGCTCGGGCCGATCGGCGGAGCGATCTCCGGCGCGGCTGGCATCGGCATTTTCGTGCTCGTCGTCGGAATTTCGGTAATTATGGCCCTCGAAAGTGCGGTCGCCGGCGCAGTTGGTGCGGCTGTCAACGCCTGA
- a CDS encoding DUF7119 family protein: MTDNRPGDRSRHRGENDRSIPTDRESPVGAPVIRGDESVTGNRAREAVIFDPDDAESLADAAETVRQFAVGAANDDHLFMLRGAAACAALVRGEGSYKAAAERVDDEATVAFIRKWARVHDLPRSVRKQVALGQIAPTAAKHIARVAGEARLLLAWATLDGDLTVRDVRSIASAVNNDVPIDQALAEHGVTLGTIELTLTPSTYRDIRRRASIDGIQPGQIATDALEQYFEYE, encoded by the coding sequence ATGACTGACAACCGGCCCGGAGATCGTTCGCGCCACCGCGGTGAGAACGATCGCTCGATTCCAACGGACCGCGAATCGCCCGTCGGAGCGCCGGTGATCCGCGGCGACGAATCTGTCACTGGAAATCGGGCCCGGGAAGCCGTCATTTTCGATCCCGACGACGCCGAAAGCCTCGCAGACGCCGCCGAAACCGTTCGCCAGTTCGCCGTCGGTGCGGCCAACGACGATCACCTCTTCATGCTCCGCGGCGCAGCCGCCTGCGCCGCCCTCGTTCGGGGCGAAGGCTCCTACAAAGCCGCCGCCGAACGCGTCGATGACGAGGCCACCGTTGCGTTCATTCGGAAATGGGCGCGCGTTCACGACCTCCCGCGATCGGTCCGCAAACAGGTCGCACTCGGACAGATCGCACCCACTGCCGCAAAGCACATCGCACGCGTCGCCGGCGAAGCCCGATTGCTCCTCGCGTGGGCCACTCTCGATGGCGATCTCACCGTTCGCGACGTCCGGAGCATCGCCAGCGCCGTCAACAACGACGTCCCTATCGACCAGGCCCTCGCAGAACACGGCGTCACCCTCGGGACGATCGAGCTCACCCTCACACCATCCACCTACCGCGATATCCGCCGTCGTGCGTCTATCGACGGCATTCAACCCGGTCAGATCGCCACTGACGCGCTCGAACAGTACTTCGAGTACGAGTGA
- a CDS encoding helix-turn-helix domain-containing protein — protein sequence MGLVAEFKIHCEALPLVEVAATVPEATLLLDLQFNHGNRPLFLVTVTGSQPAAIARALTHAFDVGEWTLVGQAGETRRYQVLPALSLEEQLGDHITNLAGLKGLATADAIIERIEVVADGWRQTGWFANRDAFRTFSSFWQRNAGFRLHRLTQDGESEPPGEGLTDRQREALRTAYEMGYYDIPRRATLEEIATDLDISASSVSERLRRAQTQLIQETVATTWPPLPD from the coding sequence ATGGGACTTGTCGCTGAATTCAAAATCCACTGCGAGGCTCTCCCGCTCGTCGAGGTCGCGGCGACGGTGCCCGAGGCGACACTGCTTCTCGACCTGCAGTTCAATCACGGAAATCGGCCCCTGTTTCTCGTCACCGTGACCGGCAGTCAGCCAGCAGCGATCGCACGTGCCCTTACCCACGCTTTCGACGTTGGCGAGTGGACCCTCGTCGGTCAGGCTGGTGAGACGCGCCGCTATCAGGTGCTTCCGGCGCTCAGTCTCGAGGAACAACTCGGCGATCATATCACCAACCTCGCGGGACTTAAAGGCCTCGCCACGGCCGACGCTATCATCGAGCGGATCGAGGTCGTCGCTGACGGATGGCGCCAGACGGGCTGGTTCGCAAACCGGGACGCCTTCAGGACGTTCTCCTCTTTCTGGCAGCGAAACGCCGGCTTTCGACTGCACCGTCTCACTCAGGACGGCGAGTCCGAGCCTCCCGGTGAGGGACTTACCGACCGCCAACGCGAAGCGCTCCGAACGGCCTACGAGATGGGCTATTACGACATCCCTCGACGGGCGACCCTGGAAGAAATTGCGACGGACTTAGACATCTCGGCATCCTCGGTCTCCGAGCGACTGCGCCGTGCTCAGACCCAGCTCATCCAGGAGACGGTGGCGACAACGTGGCCTCCGCTCCCCGACTGA
- a CDS encoding alpha/beta fold hydrolase, with the protein MQTTQSATGTELADERHGDGRPLILLHGGMAPREYWDPVVPHFDDFAAIIPQRPGFGTCLDDPEETSADEVLDREADYVRTLVDGVDGDPILLGHSYGALTAIEAATDAAVEAVVAYEPAVLPERFREEADLADRMERLLEDGHRREAVKRYIEQVLHPEGIDDLDAWLAEWPVWPDCVALAEEVIRMNRAVERYRLPDRLDVDAPALVLTGTDGPDFLRKSARAVHRAFPHSRLVEFDGISHSGPAEAPELISAEVDAFLRA; encoded by the coding sequence ATGCAGACGACACAGTCCGCAACAGGAACCGAATTGGCAGACGAACGACACGGCGACGGTCGACCGCTGATACTCCTCCACGGGGGTATGGCTCCGCGGGAGTACTGGGACCCGGTCGTACCGCATTTCGACGATTTTGCCGCTATCATCCCCCAGCGGCCGGGATTCGGTACCTGTCTCGACGATCCAGAAGAGACGAGCGCCGACGAGGTGCTGGATCGGGAGGCCGACTACGTCCGGACGCTCGTCGACGGCGTCGACGGCGATCCGATCCTGCTCGGACACTCCTACGGCGCACTCACCGCGATCGAAGCCGCAACGGATGCGGCGGTCGAGGCCGTCGTCGCGTACGAACCGGCGGTACTCCCCGAACGCTTTCGAGAGGAAGCTGACCTCGCCGACCGAATGGAGCGGCTCCTCGAGGACGGCCACCGCCGCGAGGCAGTAAAGCGGTACATCGAGCAGGTCCTCCACCCCGAGGGGATCGACGACCTCGACGCGTGGTTGGCGGAGTGGCCGGTCTGGCCGGACTGCGTGGCCCTCGCCGAAGAAGTGATCCGGATGAATCGTGCCGTCGAGCGGTACCGGCTTCCCGACCGTCTCGACGTCGACGCCCCCGCGCTCGTTTTGACCGGCACCGACGGCCCGGACTTTCTCCGTAAGAGCGCCCGCGCGGTCCACCGAGCGTTTCCGCACAGCCGTCTCGTCGAGTTCGACGGTATCAGTCACAGCGGCCCCGCCGAAGCACCGGAGCTGATCTCCGCGGAAGTCGATGCCTTCCTTCGTGCGTAG